The following proteins are encoded in a genomic region of Micrococcaceae bacterium Sec5.8:
- a CDS encoding TPM domain-containing protein codes for MRSTYKRLLAVLGVAGLLALPAAPALAEDPVALDPVTKVVDSAGVLGGQRGDVEQAIKQLGSDHAMTYHVVYVKKFENPTDRVAWANAVAEKASLGANAMLLTVATDTRQYQLSKPSNSKITNAQRDTIVSSAIDPNLRNGDYAKAAIDSAAAIGDAAGGGKGTVPSEGGAGNAVLVGVGVVAAGGAGAYLFLRNRRRKAAAGTGRENGPQGAELDPLAGLTVEELRRKSGSLLIEADDAIKSSEQELGFAQAQYGDTAVGNFTKALQDAKGHMSESFKLQQQLDDHIPDTEEQQRSWLGEIIRRSEAALTSLREQKADFDSLRELEKNAPQALAAVRAGAAEAQARIASAEQSLSELRAKYAESALVQVGDNINQAKERLDFVQNASDAAQDKLSAGEASLAAVAVRAAEESLHQTNVLISAITKVAGNLDEARNGLESAVVDTSQDLAQARAIIQSGAHPELAGPVAAVEAALARVKAEIQAGKIDPIATLERVGTAHQSLDGALSGIRDQQEQARRAQASLQQTIMSAQAQISATSDYITARRGGVGTEARTRLAESQRNLDYALSISRNDPVTALQYAQQAHTLAAQAAQLAQSDVDHFGGYANQGYGRGGMFGGGGGGGLGGAILGGILINSILNGGGGGGWGGGGDSGGGFGGGGDAGGGWGGDGGGGGDF; via the coding sequence ATGCGGTCTACGTATAAACGTCTCCTCGCGGTTCTGGGCGTCGCCGGACTTCTGGCACTCCCTGCCGCTCCGGCCCTCGCTGAAGATCCGGTGGCTCTCGACCCCGTCACGAAGGTTGTCGATTCCGCCGGAGTGCTGGGCGGCCAGCGCGGTGACGTGGAGCAGGCCATCAAGCAGCTGGGCTCCGACCACGCCATGACCTACCACGTCGTGTACGTCAAGAAATTCGAGAACCCCACGGACCGCGTTGCCTGGGCCAATGCTGTTGCGGAAAAAGCAAGCCTCGGCGCGAATGCCATGCTGCTGACGGTAGCCACGGACACCCGGCAGTACCAGCTGAGCAAGCCATCCAACAGCAAGATCACCAACGCCCAGCGCGACACTATCGTCTCCAGCGCCATTGATCCGAACCTCCGCAACGGGGACTATGCGAAGGCCGCCATCGACAGCGCGGCAGCCATCGGTGACGCCGCCGGCGGAGGCAAGGGCACCGTGCCGTCAGAGGGCGGCGCCGGCAACGCCGTCCTCGTTGGCGTCGGAGTCGTCGCGGCCGGCGGCGCGGGCGCGTACCTGTTCCTGCGCAACCGCAGGAGGAAGGCAGCCGCGGGAACCGGCAGGGAAAATGGTCCGCAGGGCGCGGAGCTGGATCCGCTCGCGGGCCTCACCGTCGAGGAACTGCGCCGCAAGAGCGGCTCACTGCTGATCGAGGCCGACGACGCCATCAAGTCCAGTGAGCAGGAGCTCGGCTTCGCGCAGGCGCAGTACGGCGATACTGCCGTCGGGAACTTCACCAAGGCCCTGCAGGACGCCAAAGGCCACATGTCGGAATCCTTCAAACTGCAGCAACAGCTCGATGACCACATCCCGGATACCGAAGAGCAGCAACGCTCCTGGCTCGGTGAGATCATCCGCCGTTCCGAGGCGGCCCTTACCTCCCTCCGGGAGCAGAAAGCGGACTTCGATTCGCTCCGCGAGCTGGAAAAGAACGCCCCGCAGGCGTTGGCTGCGGTCCGCGCCGGAGCTGCCGAGGCGCAAGCCAGGATCGCCAGCGCCGAGCAGTCGCTCTCGGAGTTGCGCGCCAAGTACGCCGAGAGCGCTCTCGTGCAAGTGGGCGACAACATCAACCAGGCCAAGGAGCGTCTTGATTTTGTGCAAAACGCCTCGGACGCGGCCCAGGACAAGCTCAGCGCCGGCGAGGCAAGCCTGGCCGCCGTCGCCGTGCGGGCCGCGGAAGAGAGCCTGCACCAGACCAACGTGCTGATCAGTGCCATCACCAAGGTGGCCGGAAACCTGGACGAGGCGCGAAACGGACTGGAGTCCGCCGTCGTCGACACCTCCCAGGACCTGGCACAGGCCCGGGCGATTATCCAGTCCGGGGCGCACCCGGAACTCGCCGGACCGGTTGCCGCGGTGGAGGCCGCACTGGCGCGGGTCAAAGCCGAAATCCAGGCAGGAAAAATTGACCCGATCGCCACCTTGGAGCGGGTCGGGACGGCGCACCAGTCATTGGACGGGGCCCTGTCCGGGATCCGTGACCAGCAGGAGCAGGCGCGCCGCGCGCAGGCGTCCCTGCAGCAGACCATCATGTCGGCACAGGCTCAGATCAGTGCCACCTCGGACTACATCACCGCCCGCCGCGGCGGCGTGGGGACCGAGGCCAGGACCCGGCTGGCGGAATCCCAGCGGAACCTGGACTACGCATTGTCCATTTCCCGCAACGACCCTGTTACTGCCCTGCAGTACGCGCAACAGGCCCACACCCTTGCGGCCCAGGCAGCGCAGCTGGCCCAGTCCGATGTCGATCACTTCGGCGGCTACGCCAACCAGGGCTACGGCCGCGGGGGAATGTTTGGAGGCGGCGGCGGCGGGGGCCTTGGCGGTGCCATCCTCGGCGGCATCCTGATTAATTCCATCCTCAACGGCGGTGGTGGAGGCGGCTGGGGCGGCGGCGGGGACTCCGGCGGCGGCTTCGGCGGCGGAGGGGACGCCGGCGGCGGCTGGGGCGGGGACGGCGGCGGCGGCGGCGACTTCTGA
- a CDS encoding UPF0182 family protein, translating to MSRPASTVPPGRPQQRRGALTPTLIVVAIIVVGFIFFANVWTDVLWYQQLGFFEVFLTENLSRIAIFLAGFALMFGAVFFAIRIAYRSRPVYAPDSEIRDNLNRYQMQLEPIRRVVMIGLPVLFGLFAGSAAASQWQKVLLFLHQEPFGQTDPQFGLDISFYLMTLPFLGFVTGFLISVVIVAGIAGVLTHYLYGSVRIMERGIFTSRAAQIHLAVSGAAFLLLLGVNFWLDRYSSVQNSGGRWAGALYTDVNAVIPTKSILAVAAALVAVLFIVAAVIGKWRLPVIGTAMLVITAILAGGVYPWVIQQFQVRPSEQTLEKKYIERNISLTRSAYGLDKIQETRYNATTNATSGALAPDAQTTANIRLLDPNLISDAFSQLEQYRPYYQFPSALNVDRYEVDGKIQDTVIAVRELNPDGLSANQQSWLNRHVVYTHGYGIVAAKGNKFTVDGKPDFLQSGIPSTGVLGDDSTYQPRVYFGENSPDYSIVGAPEGAQHREQDRPAAKEGDGETQYTFTGDGGPNVGSFFNKVLYAIKFQSSDMLLSDGVNAESQILYDRNPRDRVEKVAPYLTVDGNAYPAVVDGRVKWIVDGYTTSQYYPYSQQEQLSAATTDSQTTSGRTASLPNTSVNYIRNSVKATVDAYDGKVTLYAWDDQDPVLKAWQNIFPTSLKPYSEMSGALMSHVRYPEDLFKVQRELLGRYHVTQADNFYTNNDAWSVPNDPTVQDDVKQPPYYMSLKMPDQDKPAFQLTSSFIPQVVNGAARNVLYGFLAADSDAGNQKGVKAESYGQLRLLQIPPEANVPGPGQAQNKFNSDPTVSQALNLLRQGASAVLNGNLLTLPVGGGMVYVQPVYLRSTGETSYPTLQRVLVAFGDKIGFAPTLDEALNQLFGGESGASAGDSANNGQTPDTTAPGGTTPAPGTTDAKAELKAALDEANAAIRAGQDALAKGDFAAYGDQQKKLSAALQRAIDAEAKIATPVPAPSATPTPGATQPAATPAPTPSG from the coding sequence TTGTCCCGTCCCGCCAGCACCGTCCCACCCGGAAGACCACAACAACGAAGAGGCGCCCTGACGCCGACGTTGATTGTTGTGGCCATAATCGTCGTCGGCTTCATCTTCTTCGCCAATGTCTGGACGGACGTCCTTTGGTACCAGCAGCTGGGCTTTTTTGAAGTTTTCCTGACCGAAAACCTGTCACGCATCGCCATCTTCCTGGCCGGGTTCGCGCTCATGTTCGGCGCCGTCTTCTTCGCCATCCGCATCGCGTACCGGTCCCGTCCGGTGTACGCGCCGGACTCGGAGATCCGGGATAACCTGAACCGCTACCAGATGCAGCTTGAACCGATCCGCCGCGTCGTCATGATCGGCCTGCCCGTCCTCTTCGGGCTGTTCGCCGGAAGCGCCGCGGCCAGCCAGTGGCAGAAGGTGCTCCTGTTCCTGCACCAGGAGCCTTTCGGTCAGACCGATCCGCAGTTCGGCCTCGACATCAGCTTCTACCTGATGACCCTGCCGTTCCTGGGCTTTGTCACGGGATTCCTGATCAGCGTCGTCATCGTCGCCGGTATCGCCGGCGTCCTGACGCATTATCTCTATGGCAGCGTCCGGATCATGGAACGCGGCATCTTCACAAGCCGGGCAGCGCAGATCCACCTCGCCGTCTCCGGCGCGGCGTTCCTTCTCCTGCTCGGCGTCAATTTCTGGCTCGACCGGTACTCCTCCGTGCAGAACAGCGGCGGGCGTTGGGCCGGGGCGCTCTACACGGACGTCAACGCTGTCATTCCCACCAAATCCATCCTGGCCGTCGCCGCAGCCCTCGTCGCTGTGCTGTTCATCGTCGCTGCCGTGATCGGGAAGTGGCGGCTGCCCGTCATCGGCACCGCCATGCTGGTCATCACCGCCATCCTGGCCGGCGGGGTCTACCCGTGGGTCATCCAGCAGTTCCAGGTCCGCCCCTCGGAGCAGACGTTGGAAAAGAAGTACATCGAGCGCAACATCAGCCTGACCCGCTCCGCGTACGGCCTGGATAAGATCCAGGAAACCCGGTACAACGCCACCACCAACGCCACCAGTGGCGCACTGGCCCCCGACGCGCAGACCACAGCCAACATCCGGCTGCTGGATCCAAACCTGATCTCGGATGCGTTCTCCCAGCTCGAGCAGTACCGGCCGTACTACCAGTTCCCAAGCGCACTGAACGTGGACCGCTACGAGGTGGATGGCAAGATCCAGGACACCGTCATTGCGGTCCGCGAACTCAATCCGGACGGGCTGAGCGCCAATCAGCAGTCGTGGCTGAACCGGCACGTCGTCTACACCCACGGCTACGGCATTGTCGCTGCGAAGGGCAACAAATTCACTGTGGACGGCAAGCCCGACTTCCTGCAGTCCGGAATCCCGTCCACCGGCGTGCTCGGCGATGATTCGACCTATCAGCCGAGGGTCTACTTCGGTGAGAACTCGCCTGACTACTCCATCGTCGGTGCACCCGAGGGTGCGCAGCACCGCGAGCAGGACCGGCCCGCCGCCAAAGAGGGCGACGGCGAAACGCAGTACACCTTCACGGGCGACGGCGGCCCGAATGTGGGCAGCTTCTTCAACAAAGTCCTCTACGCGATCAAGTTCCAATCCTCGGACATGCTGCTCTCCGACGGTGTGAACGCCGAGTCCCAGATCCTCTACGACCGCAATCCCCGCGATCGCGTCGAGAAAGTTGCCCCGTACCTCACGGTGGACGGCAACGCCTACCCGGCCGTCGTGGACGGGCGGGTGAAGTGGATCGTGGATGGCTACACCACCAGCCAGTACTACCCCTACTCCCAGCAGGAGCAGCTCTCGGCGGCCACCACGGATTCCCAGACGACCTCCGGGCGGACAGCCTCTTTGCCGAATACCTCCGTTAATTACATCCGCAACTCGGTCAAAGCCACCGTGGATGCCTACGACGGTAAAGTCACGCTCTACGCCTGGGACGACCAGGATCCGGTCCTGAAGGCGTGGCAAAACATTTTCCCCACGTCGCTGAAGCCGTACTCGGAGATGTCCGGGGCGCTCATGAGCCACGTGCGCTACCCGGAGGACCTTTTCAAGGTCCAGCGGGAACTGCTGGGCCGCTACCACGTCACCCAGGCGGACAATTTCTACACGAACAACGATGCCTGGAGCGTCCCGAACGATCCAACGGTTCAGGATGATGTTAAGCAGCCGCCCTACTACATGTCCCTGAAGATGCCGGACCAGGACAAGCCGGCCTTCCAACTGACCTCGTCCTTTATCCCGCAGGTGGTCAACGGGGCGGCCCGTAACGTGCTGTACGGCTTCCTGGCCGCCGACTCCGACGCCGGCAACCAGAAGGGCGTGAAGGCCGAGAGCTACGGCCAGCTGCGGCTGCTGCAGATCCCGCCGGAAGCGAATGTGCCCGGCCCCGGCCAGGCCCAGAACAAGTTCAACTCGGACCCGACCGTCTCGCAGGCGCTGAACCTGCTGCGCCAGGGTGCGTCGGCGGTGCTCAACGGCAACCTGCTGACCCTGCCGGTGGGCGGCGGCATGGTGTATGTCCAGCCCGTCTATTTGCGGTCCACGGGGGAGACGTCCTATCCCACGCTGCAGCGCGTGCTGGTGGCATTTGGTGACAAGATCGGCTTCGCCCCGACCCTGGATGAAGCCCTGAACCAGTTGTTCGGCGGCGAGTCCGGAGCCAGCGCGGGCGATTCTGCCAACAATGGGCAGACCCCGGACACGACGGCGCCGGGCGGCACCACGCCAGCCCCGGGCACCACGGACGCCAAGGCGGAGCTGAAGGCAGCACTGGATGAGGCAAACGCCGCGATCCGGGCCGGCCAGGATGCCCTCGCCAAGGGTGACTTTGCGGCCTACGGTGACCAGCAAAAGAAGCTCTCCGCGGCCCTCCAGCGGGCCATCGACGCCGAGGCAAAGATCGCAACGCCGGTCCCCGCCCCATCGGCGACGCCGACCCCGGGGGCCACCCAGCCGGCCGCCACACCGGCACCGACCCCCAGCGGCTGA
- a CDS encoding PspA/IM30 family protein, translated as MKQSIFGRMAQLAKANINSLLDQAEDPQKMLDQMVRDYTNNIAEAESAVAQTIGNLRMLQDDYNEDIKNAQDWGKKALAASRKADEYRSKGDSADAEKFDNLAKVALQRQMSAENEAKSAEPSIASQTEVVDKLKHGLDQMKGKLNELTSKRNELVARSKTAAAQSQVHDALKSIDFMDPTSEVGRFEEKIRREEAKVRGQQELSASSLDAQFNSLEDLGEQTEIEARLAALKSGGAPAAIGAGEGRTAGSTVDEADFDKL; from the coding sequence ATGAAGCAGTCCATTTTCGGCCGCATGGCGCAGCTGGCGAAGGCCAACATCAATTCCCTGCTGGATCAGGCAGAGGACCCGCAGAAGATGCTGGACCAGATGGTCCGGGACTACACCAACAACATCGCCGAGGCGGAGTCCGCCGTCGCGCAGACCATCGGCAATCTGCGGATGCTGCAGGATGACTACAACGAGGACATCAAGAACGCCCAGGACTGGGGCAAGAAAGCCCTGGCTGCGTCCCGCAAAGCCGATGAATACCGCTCCAAAGGCGACTCCGCCGACGCTGAGAAGTTCGACAACCTGGCCAAAGTAGCGCTCCAGCGCCAGATGTCCGCGGAGAACGAGGCCAAGTCCGCTGAGCCGAGCATCGCCTCCCAGACCGAGGTCGTGGACAAGCTCAAGCATGGCCTGGACCAGATGAAGGGTAAGCTCAACGAGCTCACCAGCAAGCGCAACGAGCTGGTGGCCCGCTCCAAGACGGCTGCGGCGCAGAGCCAGGTGCACGACGCCCTGAAGAGCATCGATTTCATGGACCCGACATCCGAGGTGGGCCGCTTCGAGGAAAAAATCCGCCGCGAGGAGGCCAAGGTCCGCGGCCAGCAGGAACTTTCAGCCTCAAGCCTTGACGCCCAGTTCAACTCACTGGAGGACCTTGGCGAACAGACCGAGATCGAGGCCAGGCTTGCCGCGCTGAAGTCCGGCGGCGCCCCTGCCGCCATTGGCGCCGGTGAGGGCCGGACCGCCGGCTCCACGGTCGACGAAGCGGACTTCGACAAGCTGTAA
- a CDS encoding YgjP-like metallopeptidase domain-containing protein, producing the protein MAGGGSTRPGGHAGNPTAPAATPLTTADGAPVEVRRSARRRRTVAAFWEDGTAVVAIPASFSRAQEREWVHRMLEKLRLQGERRTRGTGSQRPRSDAGLAAHATALSDRYLGGRAVPSSVRWVGNQNSRWGSATPSTGTIRLSDNLRPMPQWVIDYVLLHELAHLLVASHNAAFWRLLEAYPETGRAKAFLEGVSFATSRGLASGSEEDDVDDGAAAVS; encoded by the coding sequence ATGGCCGGTGGCGGATCCACACGGCCCGGCGGTCATGCGGGCAACCCCACAGCGCCGGCGGCCACACCGCTGACCACAGCCGACGGTGCGCCCGTGGAGGTGCGGCGCTCCGCCCGCCGCCGCCGGACCGTTGCCGCATTTTGGGAGGACGGCACCGCCGTGGTCGCCATCCCGGCCTCCTTTAGCCGCGCCCAGGAGCGCGAGTGGGTGCACCGGATGCTGGAGAAGCTCCGGCTCCAAGGGGAGCGCAGAACCCGGGGGACCGGATCGCAGAGACCCCGCAGTGATGCCGGCCTGGCCGCTCACGCCACGGCTCTTTCAGATCGGTACCTCGGCGGCCGGGCCGTACCGTCCTCGGTCCGCTGGGTGGGCAACCAGAACTCACGCTGGGGATCCGCGACGCCGTCGACCGGGACCATCCGGCTCTCAGACAACCTCCGGCCGATGCCGCAGTGGGTCATCGATTACGTGCTGTTGCACGAGCTGGCCCACCTGCTCGTCGCCAGTCACAACGCGGCCTTCTGGCGGCTGCTTGAGGCTTACCCCGAAACCGGCCGGGCCAAGGCCTTCCTGGAAGGCGTCTCGTTTGCCACGTCCCGGGGGCTGGCCTCCGGCAGCGAGGAAGACGACGTGGACGACGGCGCGGCCGCCGTCAGCTGA
- a CDS encoding deoxyribodipyrimidine photo-lyase → MSSGTPSSTLVWLRDDLRLDDNPALTEAASLGQPLTVVYVLDESSPGIRPLGGATKWWLHHSLAALSAGLEAAGSRLVLRRGAAAGVIRALAQETGASTLLWNRRYGHPEREVDAGVKAWAAEEGLNAASFQANLMFEPWTVRTGAGGPYKVFTPFWRACMEAPEPRLPLDAPERLPAPAVDEAGNLPASDPLGRWGLLPHSPDWSAGLARTWQPGEAGAWQRLEDFLDGPVKEYGTGRNIPGVEGTSRLSAHLRFGEISPFRVWHALRDHFGPAAPADVGIFRAELGWREFCWQLLYENPHLATRNYRPEFDRFAWRAPSDVELAAWQQGRTGYPLVDAGMRQLWQTGWMHNRVRMAAASFLVKNLLADWRLGEAWFWDTLVDADAASNPANWQWVAGSGADASPYFRIFNPVTQSKKFDGGARYLREYLPELSGLDEKTIHEPWKAGLLSTDYPEPIVGLPESRARALETYQRLKDG, encoded by the coding sequence ATGTCTTCGGGAACTCCTTCTTCGACCCTTGTCTGGCTCCGCGACGACCTGAGGCTGGACGATAACCCGGCCCTGACCGAGGCGGCCTCCCTGGGTCAGCCGCTGACCGTGGTGTATGTCCTGGATGAGTCCTCCCCCGGCATCAGGCCCTTGGGCGGCGCCACGAAATGGTGGCTGCACCACTCCCTGGCCGCACTGTCCGCCGGGCTTGAGGCCGCAGGCTCCCGTCTGGTGCTGCGCCGCGGCGCAGCCGCGGGCGTCATCCGGGCCCTTGCCCAGGAAACCGGTGCATCAACGCTGCTCTGGAACCGCCGCTACGGGCACCCGGAACGCGAGGTAGACGCCGGCGTCAAGGCATGGGCCGCCGAGGAAGGCCTCAACGCTGCCAGCTTCCAGGCGAACCTGATGTTTGAGCCGTGGACGGTCCGGACCGGCGCCGGCGGGCCGTACAAGGTCTTCACGCCTTTCTGGCGGGCCTGCATGGAGGCTCCGGAGCCCCGCCTCCCGCTGGACGCCCCGGAGCGCCTCCCTGCCCCGGCCGTGGACGAGGCAGGAAACCTTCCGGCCAGCGACCCGCTCGGGCGCTGGGGTCTGCTCCCGCACAGTCCGGACTGGAGCGCCGGCCTCGCCCGTACGTGGCAGCCCGGTGAAGCCGGTGCCTGGCAGCGGCTTGAGGACTTCCTCGACGGCCCCGTCAAGGAGTACGGCACCGGCCGGAATATCCCCGGGGTCGAGGGCACCAGCCGGCTCTCCGCCCACCTGCGGTTCGGCGAAATCAGCCCGTTCCGGGTCTGGCACGCGCTGCGGGACCACTTTGGGCCCGCGGCGCCGGCCGACGTCGGAATCTTCCGCGCCGAACTGGGCTGGCGGGAGTTCTGCTGGCAACTGCTGTACGAGAACCCGCACCTGGCGACCCGGAATTACCGGCCCGAATTTGACCGTTTTGCCTGGCGGGCGCCGTCCGACGTTGAACTGGCCGCCTGGCAGCAAGGCAGGACCGGATATCCGCTGGTCGACGCCGGAATGCGCCAGCTCTGGCAAACCGGCTGGATGCACAATCGCGTCCGGATGGCGGCTGCAAGTTTTTTGGTCAAGAACCTGCTGGCCGACTGGCGGCTTGGCGAGGCCTGGTTCTGGGACACCCTCGTGGACGCCGACGCAGCAAGTAATCCGGCGAACTGGCAGTGGGTGGCAGGATCCGGAGCCGACGCGTCACCGTACTTCCGGATCTTCAACCCGGTCACCCAAAGCAAAAAGTTCGACGGCGGCGCCCGCTACCTGCGCGAATACCTGCCCGAGCTGTCCGGGCTGGACGAGAAGACCATCCACGAACCCTGGAAAGCCGGCCTCTTGTCCACCGATTACCCTGAGCCGATTGTCGGGCTGCCGGAATCCCGCGCCAGGGCGCTGGAGACCTACCAGCGGCTCAAGGACGGATAA
- a CDS encoding S16 family serine protease, with translation MTITQGEHPASGQSAGQPRRRRAFTAGSGQDRRQDKRASAMLVSGLLALGLGVTALSLPVPYVVESPGPTFNTLGKDNGTPVISVTGHESFPAKGNLDLTTVYVDGGPNGPVTVFEAFSAWLSGAKAVYPEELIFPTGVTKEQSQQESAVAMTTSQENAVASALTELSIPFEQKMQIAAIPEGSASAGRLQENDVLVSINGKPATALSVVQAELAAGSGAPVDLVVDRDGSDVPVSITPSKTPAGRFILGVMLQYKFNFPFDVKISLDKVGGPSAGMMFALGIVDTVTPGDLTGGKHVAGTGTITPDGAVGPIGGIGQKMHGARSGGATLFLAPAANCDDVVGHIPDGLQVVKVETLTDARKAVELAASGADTSGLPVCSTD, from the coding sequence TTGACGATAACTCAGGGTGAGCACCCCGCCAGCGGGCAGTCTGCCGGCCAGCCGCGCCGCCGTCGGGCCTTCACCGCCGGATCAGGCCAGGACCGCAGACAGGACAAGCGGGCTTCGGCGATGCTCGTCTCCGGGCTGCTCGCGCTGGGACTGGGCGTCACCGCTTTGTCCCTTCCTGTGCCCTATGTTGTGGAGTCGCCCGGTCCCACGTTCAATACCCTGGGCAAGGACAACGGCACGCCGGTCATCAGCGTCACGGGCCATGAGTCCTTTCCGGCCAAGGGCAACCTGGACTTGACCACGGTCTACGTCGACGGCGGTCCCAATGGGCCCGTGACAGTCTTCGAGGCGTTCTCTGCCTGGCTTAGCGGCGCCAAGGCCGTCTACCCCGAGGAACTCATCTTTCCCACCGGCGTAACGAAGGAGCAGTCCCAGCAGGAAAGCGCCGTCGCCATGACCACCTCACAGGAGAATGCCGTCGCGTCAGCGCTCACCGAACTAAGCATCCCGTTCGAGCAAAAAATGCAGATCGCGGCCATCCCGGAGGGCTCCGCCTCCGCCGGCAGGCTCCAGGAAAACGATGTGCTCGTGTCCATCAATGGCAAGCCGGCGACCGCGTTGAGCGTCGTGCAGGCCGAACTGGCGGCCGGCAGCGGCGCCCCGGTGGATCTCGTCGTCGACCGCGACGGCAGCGACGTTCCCGTCAGCATCACGCCCTCCAAGACTCCGGCCGGCCGGTTCATCCTGGGGGTCATGCTGCAGTACAAGTTCAATTTTCCCTTCGACGTGAAAATCTCCTTGGACAAGGTGGGCGGTCCCAGCGCCGGAATGATGTTCGCACTGGGCATCGTGGATACCGTCACTCCGGGCGACCTGACCGGCGGCAAACACGTCGCCGGCACCGGGACGATCACCCCGGACGGTGCCGTGGGACCGATTGGCGGCATCGGCCAGAAGATGCACGGTGCACGGTCCGGCGGTGCCACCTTGTTCCTGGCTCCGGCCGCCAACTGCGATGACGTCGTCGGTCACATCCCGGACGGACTGCAGGTGGTCAAGGTCGAAACCCTCACCGACGCGCGGAAGGCGGTGGAGCTCGCGGCGTCCGGGGCCGACACATCAGGGCTTCCGGTTTGTTCCACCGACTAG
- a CDS encoding zinc-dependent metalloprotease — translation MTSNPLNPSNGDEEPKDPLAEMLKNLMGGQGMGNIDPTELAKAAGLPEDPNLLAQMFAQVQAMMSASSDGPVNWQLAHENARRVAASSSDPSVTAQQTREVDEALRLAELWLDQVTGLPATGLIGRAWSRAEWVEETLGTWKRLTEPVANSVANALSTAMTEQMPEEMKSMMGGASSMLQNMGGAIFGMQLGQAIGALSAEVVSSTDIGVPLADLEMALLPSNVAKFGEGLSLPENDIRLFLAVREAAHARLFVQVPWLRGHLLGAIEAYARGIHIDTSKIEELARELDPGNPEGIQEALSQGVFMPQRTPAQDQALEKLETALALVEGWVDELSWAATEKLLPSAAALRETVRRRRATGGPAEHAFSSLVGLELRPRRLREAAALWALLKDERGIDGRDAIWQHPDLLPTAEDLEDPKGFSERRKLAEASDTEVDDALQKLLSGGFDEPDNSGAADDGSGEQNGPAEPDKPGTDDAPGEDDKPQS, via the coding sequence ATGACCTCCAACCCACTCAATCCGTCCAACGGCGACGAGGAACCGAAGGATCCGTTGGCAGAAATGCTCAAGAATCTGATGGGCGGCCAGGGCATGGGGAACATCGACCCTACGGAGTTGGCCAAGGCCGCCGGTTTACCGGAGGATCCCAACCTGCTCGCCCAGATGTTCGCTCAGGTCCAGGCCATGATGAGTGCATCCTCGGACGGGCCCGTCAACTGGCAGCTGGCGCACGAGAACGCCCGGCGGGTGGCCGCGAGCAGTTCCGACCCGTCCGTCACGGCACAGCAGACACGCGAGGTCGATGAGGCGTTGCGTCTCGCCGAACTGTGGTTGGACCAAGTCACCGGCCTGCCGGCCACCGGACTTATCGGCCGTGCCTGGTCACGGGCCGAGTGGGTCGAAGAGACACTCGGCACTTGGAAGCGGCTTACCGAGCCGGTCGCCAACAGCGTCGCCAATGCCCTCTCCACCGCCATGACGGAGCAGATGCCGGAGGAAATGAAATCCATGATGGGCGGCGCATCTTCCATGCTGCAGAACATGGGCGGGGCGATTTTCGGCATGCAGCTGGGCCAGGCCATTGGCGCGCTCTCGGCCGAGGTAGTCAGCTCAACGGACATCGGCGTTCCGCTCGCCGACCTTGAAATGGCGCTGCTGCCCTCCAACGTCGCGAAATTCGGTGAAGGCCTCAGTCTCCCGGAGAACGACATCAGGTTGTTCCTGGCTGTCCGGGAGGCAGCCCACGCGCGGTTGTTCGTTCAAGTCCCCTGGTTGCGGGGGCACCTCCTCGGCGCCATCGAAGCGTATGCCCGGGGCATCCACATCGACACCTCAAAGATCGAAGAGCTTGCCCGGGAGCTGGATCCGGGCAACCCGGAGGGCATCCAGGAAGCGTTGTCGCAGGGCGTGTTTATGCCGCAGCGGACCCCCGCGCAGGATCAGGCACTGGAAAAGTTGGAGACCGCCCTTGCCCTCGTGGAAGGGTGGGTCGATGAACTCAGCTGGGCCGCCACCGAGAAGCTGCTGCCGTCGGCTGCTGCTCTGCGCGAAACGGTTCGGCGCCGCCGCGCCACCGGAGGACCGGCCGAACACGCGTTTTCATCCCTCGTTGGTTTGGAACTGCGTCCCCGCCGGCTCCGGGAAGCGGCCGCTCTATGGGCCTTACTCAAGGACGAACGTGGAATCGACGGCCGTGATGCGATCTGGCAGCACCCCGATCTGCTGCCCACCGCCGAAGATCTGGAAGATCCCAAGGGCTTCAGCGAACGCAGGAAGCTCGCGGAAGCCAGCGACACCGAGGTCGACGACGCGCTGCAGAAGCTGCTTAGCGGCGGTTTTGACGAACCCGACAATTCCGGCGCAGCCGACGACGGATCCGGGGAGCAGAACGGGCCTGCCGAGCCCGATAAGCCCGGAACCGACGACGCACCCGGTGAGGACGACAAGCCCCAGTCCTAG